One region of Anaeromyxobacter paludicola genomic DNA includes:
- a CDS encoding type IV secretion system DNA-binding domain-containing protein: MAGVPLASWLWVARATGALDHRGHAALLHLARLTATGARPLLLTAFAAGLVAAVGALVLARKLAAAGFGGAAFRVHLRGTKVVSPKRLAWSTRERGQRQITVAGVPMPTWVETLHLLVGGSTGSGKSVLIREMAYSALLRGDRIVVADPNGDMLAKFYRPGDVILNPYDSRGLGWTFFNEIRAEYDFKRFALSLVPRGQTKEEEEWCAYARLLLRETARKLTLVGQPSVAELFRWTTIAKPADLQAFLSQTAAESLFVGADKALASARFVLSAKLPEHLSMPAGDFSLRSWLADPAAGNLFITWREDMAEALKPLISAWVDVLCTSILSLGEDKDRRIWMFLDELASLEKLPSLEDAATKGRKAGLRIVAGLQSTAQLERIYGREEAQTLRSCFRSLVVLGGAKTDPRTCEDMSQSLGEHEVERETYSRTTGLRGDSTSSQIQRARERVVLPSEIASLPDVTGYLAFAGDHPIAKVKLDVVHFRNRVPAFEERLAC; encoded by the coding sequence GTGGCGGGAGTGCCGCTCGCGAGCTGGCTCTGGGTCGCGAGAGCGACCGGCGCGCTCGACCACCGCGGGCACGCCGCCCTGCTCCACCTCGCGCGGCTGACCGCGACGGGCGCTCGGCCTCTCCTCCTCACCGCCTTCGCCGCCGGCCTCGTCGCAGCGGTGGGGGCCCTTGTCCTCGCCCGCAAGCTGGCCGCGGCAGGTTTCGGTGGCGCCGCCTTCCGGGTCCACCTCCGCGGGACGAAGGTGGTGAGCCCGAAGCGCCTCGCCTGGTCCACCCGCGAGCGAGGCCAGCGGCAGATCACGGTCGCCGGAGTTCCCATGCCGACGTGGGTCGAGACCCTGCACCTCCTCGTCGGAGGTTCCACCGGCTCCGGCAAGTCGGTGCTCATCCGGGAGATGGCCTACTCCGCCCTCCTCCGCGGCGATCGCATCGTGGTTGCCGACCCGAACGGCGACATGCTCGCGAAGTTCTACCGGCCAGGCGATGTCATCTTGAACCCCTACGACTCGCGCGGCCTCGGCTGGACCTTCTTCAACGAGATACGGGCCGAGTACGACTTCAAGCGCTTCGCCCTGTCGCTCGTCCCGCGGGGGCAGACAAAGGAAGAGGAGGAGTGGTGCGCCTACGCGCGGCTCCTCCTCCGCGAGACCGCCCGAAAGCTCACTCTCGTAGGCCAGCCCTCCGTCGCGGAGCTCTTCCGCTGGACCACCATCGCCAAGCCGGCCGACCTCCAGGCCTTCCTCTCCCAGACCGCGGCCGAGTCGCTCTTCGTCGGCGCCGACAAGGCCCTCGCGAGCGCCCGGTTCGTTCTTTCGGCGAAGCTCCCCGAACACCTCTCCATGCCCGCAGGCGATTTCTCGCTGCGGTCCTGGCTCGCCGATCCGGCCGCCGGCAACCTCTTCATCACCTGGCGCGAGGACATGGCCGAGGCCCTCAAGCCCCTCATCTCGGCCTGGGTGGACGTCCTCTGTACCTCCATCCTCTCCCTCGGCGAAGACAAGGACCGGCGCATCTGGATGTTCCTCGACGAGCTCGCGAGTCTGGAGAAGCTCCCGAGCCTCGAGGACGCCGCCACCAAGGGGCGCAAGGCTGGGCTGCGGATCGTGGCCGGCCTCCAGTCCACCGCCCAGCTCGAGCGCATCTACGGGCGCGAGGAGGCGCAGACCCTGCGGAGCTGCTTTCGGTCCCTGGTCGTCCTGGGCGGAGCCAAGACCGATCCCCGGACCTGCGAGGACATGAGCCAGAGCCTGGGCGAGCACGAGGTCGAGCGCGAGACCTACAGCCGGACGACGGGCCTAAGAGGCGACTCGACGAGCAGCCAGATCCAGCGCGCGCGAGAGCGCGTCGTCCTTCCCTCCGAGATCGCGAGCCTCCCCGATGTGACCGGCTATCTGGCGTTCGCCGGGGACCATCCCATCGCGAAGGTGAAGCTCGACGTGGTCCACTTCCGGAACCGCGTCCCTGCCTTCGAGGAGCGGCTCGCATGCTGA
- the mobF gene encoding MobF family relaxase translates to MLSHKVLTRQDVGRAASYYEDGADDYYAGEGEASAWQGKGAEALGLEGPVGGARFRELLAAQVVPGEPSVRSGTRSDSKDRIGIDLTFSAPKSVSLQALIGGDERIVEAHDRAVARALAVAEERAQARKKVKGESRVEDTRNLVVAKFRHETSREQDPQLHTHALVLNLTRRSDSAWRALRNDEIVKATKYLGAVYRAELAAELQELGYALRHGREGMFELAQMERAQLAGFSRRAEQIERRMAQEGLTPEHATAEQKQRVKLATRPRKVPVARQALFAEWQARARDLGMDLTRPTPLESGARRDTGAGPRAPGAGARSSDEAAKRSVRFAIAHLTERQAIVEERELLDVSLKHAMGRATLPDIRREVARLCSTGYLVPETPLYRPADGPANAPALAKGAWILTEVARGVERSEARSAVEAAIATGRLIPVERRFTTQTALAREKRILRIEREGRGALQPIGAAESLRHRLASSDLNAGQRAAVELIATSPDRVVGVQGYAGTGKSHMLEEARSIAEERGHRVVAVAPYAAHVRALRELGVESKTLASFLAAREKGLDEKTVLVIDEAGTVPTRQMEQALKLAEKAGARVVLLGDTAQTKAIEAGRPFQQLQEAGMRTAVMAEIERQKAPALREAVSLAARGESASSLARLSAVREVRDDHERRRAIAADYAHLPETERAKTIVVAGTNDARREINRAVREDLGLAGRGREFATLVRRDTTQAERAFAKNYAVGDILQPQRDYPKAGLARGALYEVMENGPGNRLTVRGEKGEVVEFSPMTCRRLSVYEPERSELAAGDRVRVTRNDAARDLANGDRFTVAAVTPAAVTLTDGQRHVVLPADRPLHLDHAYATTVHASQGTTAERVLVDATTRSRTTSQEVYYVAISRARQEARVYTDDLARLPAAVAREHAKHAALDLRGPRAHERSARIRRD, encoded by the coding sequence ATGCTGAGTCACAAGGTACTGACGCGGCAGGACGTGGGCCGCGCCGCAAGCTACTACGAGGACGGCGCGGACGACTACTACGCCGGCGAGGGCGAGGCGTCCGCCTGGCAGGGGAAGGGGGCCGAAGCGCTCGGGCTCGAGGGGCCCGTCGGCGGCGCCCGGTTCCGGGAGCTCCTCGCCGCGCAGGTCGTCCCGGGCGAGCCCAGCGTGAGGTCCGGCACCCGCTCGGACTCGAAGGACCGGATCGGCATCGACCTGACCTTTTCGGCCCCGAAGAGCGTGTCGCTGCAGGCCCTGATCGGCGGGGACGAGCGCATCGTCGAGGCGCACGACCGGGCGGTCGCGCGGGCCCTCGCGGTCGCCGAGGAGCGCGCCCAGGCCCGCAAGAAGGTGAAGGGCGAGAGCCGGGTCGAGGACACCCGCAACCTCGTCGTGGCGAAGTTCCGGCACGAGACGAGCCGCGAGCAGGACCCCCAGCTCCACACCCACGCGCTCGTGCTGAACCTCACCCGCCGCTCCGACAGCGCATGGCGGGCGCTCCGCAACGACGAGATCGTCAAGGCGACGAAGTACCTCGGCGCCGTCTACCGAGCCGAGCTCGCGGCCGAACTCCAGGAACTGGGCTACGCGCTCCGGCACGGGCGGGAGGGAATGTTCGAGCTCGCCCAGATGGAGCGGGCGCAGCTCGCAGGATTCAGCCGGAGGGCGGAGCAGATCGAGCGGAGGATGGCCCAGGAAGGGCTCACGCCCGAGCACGCCACGGCCGAGCAGAAGCAGCGCGTGAAGCTCGCGACACGGCCCAGGAAGGTGCCTGTCGCTCGTCAGGCACTCTTTGCCGAGTGGCAAGCCCGCGCGCGTGACCTCGGGATGGACCTGACCCGGCCGACGCCCCTGGAGTCGGGGGCACGACGGGACACGGGCGCCGGCCCCCGTGCCCCCGGTGCGGGCGCCCGGAGCTCCGACGAAGCCGCCAAGCGCAGCGTCCGGTTCGCAATCGCCCACCTAACCGAACGCCAGGCCATCGTCGAGGAGCGGGAGCTGCTCGACGTCTCGCTCAAACACGCGATGGGCCGGGCAACCCTGCCCGACATCCGGCGCGAGGTCGCGCGGCTCTGCTCCACGGGGTACCTCGTCCCCGAGACCCCCCTGTACCGGCCCGCGGACGGACCGGCGAACGCGCCCGCCCTCGCGAAGGGCGCCTGGATCTTGACGGAGGTCGCGCGGGGCGTGGAACGGTCGGAGGCTCGCTCGGCCGTGGAGGCGGCCATCGCGACCGGCCGGCTCATCCCGGTGGAGCGAAGGTTCACCACGCAGACCGCGCTCGCACGCGAGAAGCGCATCCTCCGGATCGAGCGGGAAGGACGCGGCGCCCTGCAGCCGATCGGGGCGGCGGAGAGCCTGCGCCACCGGCTTGCCTCGAGCGACCTCAATGCCGGACAGCGCGCCGCAGTGGAACTCATCGCCACGAGCCCGGACCGGGTGGTGGGGGTGCAGGGGTACGCCGGCACCGGGAAGAGCCACATGCTCGAAGAGGCCCGGAGCATCGCCGAGGAGCGGGGCCACCGCGTGGTCGCAGTCGCCCCCTATGCGGCGCACGTCCGGGCCCTGCGCGAGCTGGGGGTCGAGTCGAAGACGCTCGCCTCGTTCCTGGCCGCTCGGGAGAAAGGTCTCGACGAGAAGACCGTCCTTGTCATCGACGAGGCTGGCACCGTGCCGACGCGGCAGATGGAGCAGGCGCTCAAGCTCGCGGAGAAGGCCGGCGCGCGCGTGGTGCTCCTCGGCGATACGGCGCAGACCAAGGCCATCGAGGCCGGACGCCCGTTCCAGCAACTCCAGGAGGCCGGCATGCGAACCGCGGTCATGGCCGAGATCGAGCGGCAGAAGGCCCCCGCGCTGCGCGAGGCCGTATCCCTCGCCGCCCGGGGCGAGAGCGCGTCGTCGCTCGCGCGGCTTTCCGCCGTCCGCGAAGTTCGCGACGACCACGAGCGCCGGCGGGCGATCGCAGCCGACTACGCGCACCTGCCGGAGACGGAGCGCGCCAAGACCATCGTCGTCGCAGGCACGAACGACGCCCGGCGCGAGATCAACCGCGCCGTCCGCGAGGACCTGGGCCTCGCCGGCCGGGGGCGCGAGTTCGCCACCCTCGTTCGCCGCGACACCACCCAGGCCGAGCGCGCCTTCGCAAAGAACTACGCAGTCGGCGACATCCTCCAGCCCCAGCGCGACTACCCGAAGGCGGGGCTCGCGAGGGGAGCCCTGTACGAGGTGATGGAGAACGGCCCCGGAAACCGCCTCACCGTGCGGGGCGAGAAGGGCGAGGTGGTCGAGTTCAGCCCCATGACCTGCCGACGCCTGTCCGTCTACGAGCCGGAGCGCTCGGAACTCGCCGCCGGTGATCGCGTCCGAGTCACCCGGAACGACGCGGCGCGCGACCTCGCCAACGGGGACCGCTTCACCGTCGCCGCCGTGACCCCGGCCGCGGTCACGCTCACCGACGGACAGCGCCATGTCGTGCTCCCTGCAGACCGGCCGCTCCACCTCGACCACGCCTACGCCACCACCGTCCACGCCAGCCAGGGGACGACCGCCGAGCGCGTCCTCGTCGACGCGACGACGAGAAGTAGGACGACGTCGCAGGAGGTGTACTACGTCGCGATCAGCAGGGCGCGGCAGGAGGCGCGCGTCTACACCGACGACCTCGCCCGGCTCCCCGCTGCCGTCGCGCGGGAGCACGCGAAACACGCGGCGCTAGACTTAAGAGGCCCACGAGCGCATGAAAGGTCCGCGAGGATACGGCGCGACTAA
- a CDS encoding HamA C-terminal domain-containing protein, producing the protein MGLYKKWCDCTKEKDKRKRYWTYVEKDGGRDAIRDDLAETIRSHYDRLERIAEDVERLGYNVAARILREAMPQTPKGRSGDLGEILATELVEEEIGLRVPVRRLRYKDGRNMAMRGDDFIGAGYDGAGEKLWLLKGEAKSNKVLGKTTVTSARKVLNRDNGRCTPDSLLFVANRLLESNDPDDNALGRSLRDEVGLKSLRADRIDHMLFTVSGNGPHASLKEDLDAAGGNRDHYVVNIHVEDHQDFIAAMYQEAEDLGDN; encoded by the coding sequence GTGGGACTCTATAAGAAGTGGTGCGACTGCACGAAAGAGAAGGACAAGCGGAAGCGCTACTGGACGTATGTCGAAAAGGACGGCGGCCGTGACGCAATTCGCGATGATCTCGCCGAGACGATCCGCTCGCACTACGACCGGCTCGAACGCATCGCCGAGGACGTGGAGCGGCTCGGATACAACGTCGCCGCCAGGATCCTCCGCGAGGCGATGCCCCAGACGCCCAAAGGCCGCTCCGGCGATCTCGGCGAGATTCTCGCGACCGAGCTGGTCGAGGAAGAAATCGGCCTGCGCGTCCCTGTGCGCCGCCTTCGCTACAAGGACGGCCGCAACATGGCCATGCGCGGCGACGACTTCATCGGCGCCGGCTACGATGGGGCTGGCGAGAAACTCTGGCTCCTGAAAGGCGAAGCCAAGAGCAACAAGGTGCTCGGCAAGACCACGGTCACGAGCGCGCGTAAGGTGCTCAACCGCGACAACGGCCGTTGCACGCCCGATTCCCTGTTGTTCGTCGCCAACCGCCTGCTGGAGAGCAACGACCCGGACGACAACGCGCTGGGCCGCAGCCTCCGTGACGAGGTGGGCCTAAAGTCCCTTCGCGCCGATCGCATCGACCACATGCTCTTCACCGTGTCGGGCAACGGCCCCCACGCCTCCCTGAAGGAAGATCTCGACGCCGCAGGGGGCAACCGGGACCACTACGTCGTGAACATCCACGTCGAAGATCACCAGGACTTCATCGCGGCCATGTACCAGGAGGCTGAAGACCTTGGAGACAATTGA
- a CDS encoding DEAD/DEAH box helicase, producing METIDELTAFLTTATVDGILGRLLYRGAAWSLMREQGVLPANAPPLGATIETDLAEHGFALLRGAMALRARAGASDLTNKAFERAANAFEALVRNGDPQAPERGFRRTIAAAAYHLAGFSAVAYSLFNETADDLNASPGETAVRHLILRDLGQLRGFVREWLDDEAHGDEQIGSALRSEEPDVDAVLSTILNTTICRALAHFDFALETGAPEPLESARALLGTAVSLADNAENVPLWWISHLCRHLIDDLWQHSLHQNLPTEPPKGTEGIYPDLRRLFISSLYARKTSEVELWPSQREAAQRSTDVTDDLVVALPTSAGKTRVAEIAALMTLSSARRVLIVTPLRALSAQTERSFRKTFAPLGFSVSSLYGASGLSAGDEDALRTREIIIATPEKLDFALRSDPSLIDDVGLIVLDEGHMIGPSEREIRYETLVQRLLRRADAAERRIVCLSAILPSGDELDDLTAWIRSDEPGEPVRSDWRPTRQRFGALTWRGKDALLRLDLDDDGPFLDKFVVEKPALGKEKKPYPRTNSHLALFAAWEFGMQGKRTLIFSTQANWVESYGKQVVDLCERGYLGSLLEDDASIARALEVGKEWLGEDHPAVACLKQGVAIHHGRLPSPFLRELEALLSDGVLKVIVASPTLSQGLNLNAAVLLVPALYRASEKIKGEEFANVAGRAGRAFVDVEGLIVHVMFDKVDWRMKEWRNLVASAKARTLKSGLIQIVAEILERLSREGILDRDDAWEYLANAREAWRSPEEEAAVAERLAAGVDDHADGDDDEGGGDDEEEAIDEEPLSQIVERLDATVFGLIEALDSDRADLPKLLDEALKGSLWARQIAREDEDVAPLHKKVFEVRADLIWKSTTAQARRGHFAMGVGLEAGLVIDAMADELAKLLDRADEAALSGDVEELVDALGGLGERLLFMRPFIPDKANALPADWKAILRSWVSGEEVSKIGPQNMRAIEEAFTYRLVWALEAVRTRRMSLGWSPQTVAGGAAAAVETGVPQFMMSMLIRAGLPSRRAAMAAIEDAKPVFVTPAEMRAWLLSDEITAYTDAGDWPTPNTAALWARFRTEALSGGIQKWSVERYKRLLDIAGAPPAGLYRIVTDEGDGRTWLATPDYQRVAAFKKPAVDPKPSLFSGRLLGNTRLVEALRVGRGKLRWPQADA from the coding sequence TTGGAGACAATTGACGAACTGACCGCGTTCCTGACGACCGCGACCGTCGACGGCATCCTTGGGCGCTTGCTCTATCGTGGCGCCGCCTGGTCGCTGATGCGTGAGCAAGGCGTGTTGCCCGCGAATGCACCGCCCCTCGGCGCGACGATCGAAACCGATCTTGCCGAACACGGCTTCGCCCTGCTTAGGGGAGCGATGGCCCTGCGTGCTCGGGCCGGTGCGTCGGACCTGACCAACAAGGCGTTCGAGCGCGCCGCCAACGCCTTCGAAGCTCTGGTGCGCAACGGCGACCCGCAGGCGCCCGAACGGGGCTTCCGCCGCACCATCGCCGCCGCAGCCTACCATCTGGCCGGCTTTTCGGCCGTCGCCTATTCGCTCTTCAACGAGACGGCGGACGACCTCAATGCCTCGCCGGGCGAAACGGCGGTTCGACACTTGATCCTGCGCGATCTCGGGCAGTTGCGCGGCTTCGTCCGCGAGTGGTTGGATGACGAGGCTCACGGCGATGAGCAGATCGGCTCGGCGCTAAGAAGCGAAGAGCCCGACGTCGATGCGGTGCTGTCGACTATCCTGAACACAACGATCTGTCGGGCCCTGGCGCATTTTGATTTCGCGCTCGAGACGGGCGCGCCCGAGCCGCTCGAAAGCGCACGGGCCCTGCTCGGCACCGCGGTCAGCCTGGCGGACAATGCTGAGAATGTTCCGCTATGGTGGATCTCCCATCTCTGTCGGCACCTAATCGACGACCTCTGGCAGCACTCGCTGCACCAGAACCTGCCGACCGAGCCGCCTAAGGGGACGGAGGGCATATACCCGGACCTGCGCCGGCTATTTATCTCCTCGCTCTACGCCCGAAAGACGTCTGAGGTGGAGCTGTGGCCTTCGCAGCGCGAAGCGGCTCAGCGTTCCACGGACGTCACCGACGACCTGGTCGTCGCCTTGCCGACCAGCGCCGGCAAGACGCGGGTGGCCGAGATCGCCGCGCTGATGACCTTATCGTCGGCGCGCCGGGTGCTGATCGTCACGCCATTGCGCGCCTTGTCGGCCCAGACGGAGCGCTCTTTCAGAAAGACCTTCGCGCCCCTCGGCTTCAGCGTCTCCTCGCTTTACGGCGCTAGCGGCCTTTCGGCCGGTGATGAAGACGCCCTTCGCACCCGCGAGATTATCATCGCGACACCCGAGAAACTCGACTTCGCGCTGAGAAGTGACCCGTCACTGATAGACGATGTCGGCCTGATTGTCCTCGATGAGGGTCACATGATTGGCCCGAGCGAGCGTGAAATCCGCTACGAGACACTGGTACAGCGCCTGCTTCGGCGCGCGGATGCGGCAGAACGCCGGATCGTGTGTCTCTCCGCCATCCTGCCGAGCGGCGACGAGTTGGATGATCTCACCGCCTGGATCCGCTCCGACGAACCGGGTGAGCCGGTGCGTTCCGACTGGCGTCCGACACGGCAAAGGTTCGGCGCGCTCACCTGGCGGGGCAAGGACGCATTGCTCCGGCTCGACCTCGACGACGACGGTCCGTTCCTCGACAAATTCGTCGTGGAGAAGCCGGCGCTCGGGAAAGAGAAGAAGCCATATCCGCGCACGAACTCCCATCTCGCTCTGTTCGCGGCGTGGGAGTTCGGCATGCAGGGCAAGCGGACCCTGATCTTTTCCACTCAGGCGAATTGGGTCGAGAGCTACGGCAAACAGGTCGTGGACCTCTGCGAGCGCGGCTATCTGGGTTCGCTGCTGGAGGATGATGCGTCGATCGCCCGGGCCTTGGAAGTTGGCAAGGAGTGGCTGGGCGAAGACCATCCCGCTGTCGCCTGCCTGAAGCAGGGAGTCGCCATCCACCACGGCCGGCTGCCGAGCCCGTTTTTGCGTGAGCTGGAAGCCCTTTTGTCCGATGGGGTGCTGAAGGTCATCGTCGCATCGCCGACGCTCTCGCAGGGCCTGAACCTCAACGCCGCCGTGCTCTTGGTGCCCGCCCTATATCGCGCCTCTGAGAAGATCAAAGGCGAGGAGTTCGCGAATGTTGCGGGCCGTGCGGGGCGCGCCTTCGTCGATGTCGAGGGACTGATTGTCCACGTCATGTTCGACAAGGTCGACTGGCGAATGAAGGAATGGAGGAACCTGGTCGCCTCCGCCAAGGCGCGCACGCTGAAAAGCGGCCTCATCCAGATCGTCGCCGAGATCCTTGAGCGCCTGTCGCGCGAGGGTATTCTGGATCGCGATGACGCGTGGGAATATCTCGCCAATGCTCGCGAAGCCTGGAGATCGCCCGAGGAAGAAGCCGCAGTCGCCGAGCGGCTGGCCGCCGGCGTGGATGACCACGCCGATGGCGACGACGATGAAGGCGGCGGCGATGACGAGGAAGAAGCCATCGATGAGGAGCCGCTTTCGCAAATCGTCGAGCGCCTCGATGCGACCGTGTTCGGCCTGATCGAAGCACTCGATTCGGACCGCGCCGACCTGCCGAAGCTCCTAGACGAAGCGCTTAAGGGATCGCTCTGGGCCCGCCAGATTGCCCGCGAGGACGAGGACGTCGCCCCGTTGCACAAGAAGGTGTTCGAGGTGCGCGCCGATCTCATTTGGAAGAGCACCACGGCGCAGGCGCGGCGCGGACATTTCGCGATGGGCGTCGGCCTTGAAGCTGGGCTCGTCATCGACGCCATGGCCGACGAGCTGGCCAAACTCCTCGACCGGGCTGACGAAGCGGCGCTGAGCGGCGATGTAGAGGAACTTGTCGATGCGCTTGGCGGCCTCGGCGAGCGCCTGCTGTTTATGCGGCCCTTTATCCCCGACAAGGCGAATGCGCTGCCGGCAGACTGGAAAGCTATCCTGCGTAGCTGGGTATCCGGCGAGGAGGTTTCGAAGATCGGACCGCAGAACATGCGGGCTATCGAAGAGGCTTTCACCTATCGTCTGGTCTGGGCGCTGGAAGCTGTCCGCACCCGCCGCATGTCCCTCGGCTGGTCGCCGCAGACGGTGGCGGGCGGCGCCGCAGCGGCGGTCGAGACCGGCGTCCCGCAATTCATGATGTCGATGCTGATCCGCGCGGGCCTTCCGTCACGGCGGGCGGCGATGGCGGCGATCGAGGATGCGAAGCCTGTCTTCGTCACGCCCGCCGAGATGCGGGCTTGGCTACTATCCGACGAGATCACGGCCTACACCGACGCCGGCGACTGGCCCACACCCAATACCGCCGCCCTATGGGCTCGCTTCCGCACCGAAGCCCTCAGCGGCGGCATCCAGAAGTGGTCGGTCGAACGCTATAAGCGCCTGCTCGACATCGCGGGCGCCCCGCCTGCCGGCCTCTATCGGATCGTCACCGACGAGGGGGACGGGCGGACCTGGCTGGCGACGCCCGACTACCAGCGGGTCGCCGCGTTCAAGAAGCCGGCTGTCGATCCTAAGCCCAGCCTCTTCTCGGGTAGGTTGCTCGGCAACACCCGGCTGGTGGAGGCGTTGCGTGTCGGCCGCGGGAAACTGCGCTGGCCGCAGGCCGATGCGTAA
- a CDS encoding helix-turn-helix domain-containing protein translates to MDEVAVLLRTTRKAVYTLAERAQLPGVVRLGRRLLFRRETLVEWLSEKSGAPSP, encoded by the coding sequence GTGGACGAGGTCGCGGTCCTCCTCCGTACCACGCGCAAGGCCGTCTACACGCTCGCCGAGCGCGCCCAACTTCCCGGGGTGGTCCGCCTGGGGCGGCGGCTCCTGTTCCGTCGGGAGACCCTGGTAGAGTGGCTGTCGGAGAAGAGTGGAGCGCCTTCGCCGTAA
- a CDS encoding tyrosine-type recombinase/integrase — translation MDILVRTPDGKRMRERTDAPVSSKTAARRWAEAREHQLALNGRPQRRVVPTVLEFGPRYITEYCEANRQKPSTIIQKKLIIDYYLKHRVGSKKLDQVTDSDVQKLKADLRDLSPKTTNNALVCLNTMLKSAVEWHVIDRMPCTIKLLKVPRTLEPKFYEPHQYERLVEVARELDPRIELFVLLGGDAGLRCGEIIALEQSDVELRRGYLVVRRSEWEGHLTVPKSGRERKVTLTARLKVALTRNRHLRGDRVLWRDDGHEKVTQVLLAKWMSRAQRRAGLKVTGGIHILRHTFCSRLAMAGASTKAIQELAGHQQISTTQQYMHLSPAAKSEAIALLDRGEDLKAEGAAPADLDAGRGAGVEQTGLEGGAQKTTPRDS, via the coding sequence GTGGACATCCTCGTCCGCACACCAGACGGGAAGAGGATGCGGGAGCGCACCGACGCCCCCGTGTCTTCCAAGACCGCGGCCCGACGTTGGGCCGAGGCGCGCGAGCACCAGCTCGCGCTGAACGGGCGCCCGCAGCGCCGCGTCGTGCCGACGGTGCTCGAGTTCGGCCCCCGCTACATCACGGAGTACTGCGAGGCGAACCGGCAGAAGCCGAGCACCATCATCCAGAAGAAGCTGATCATCGACTACTACCTGAAGCACCGGGTGGGATCGAAGAAGCTCGACCAGGTCACCGACTCGGACGTCCAGAAGCTAAAGGCGGACCTCCGGGACCTGAGCCCGAAGACGACGAACAACGCCCTCGTGTGCCTCAACACGATGCTCAAGTCCGCCGTCGAGTGGCACGTCATCGACCGGATGCCGTGCACCATCAAGCTGCTCAAGGTGCCCCGAACCCTGGAGCCGAAGTTCTACGAGCCGCACCAGTACGAGCGGCTCGTCGAGGTGGCGCGTGAGCTCGATCCCCGCATCGAGCTCTTCGTGCTGCTCGGTGGCGACGCTGGCCTGCGCTGCGGCGAGATCATCGCCCTCGAGCAATCCGACGTGGAGCTCCGACGCGGCTACCTGGTGGTCCGGCGCTCCGAGTGGGAGGGCCACCTGACCGTCCCGAAGAGCGGCCGGGAGCGGAAGGTCACGCTGACCGCCCGCCTCAAGGTCGCCCTCACAAGGAACCGCCACCTCCGCGGCGACCGGGTCCTCTGGCGCGACGACGGGCACGAGAAGGTGACGCAGGTGCTCCTGGCGAAGTGGATGAGCCGCGCCCAGCGGCGCGCCGGCCTCAAGGTCACCGGCGGCATCCACATCCTCCGCCACACCTTCTGCTCGCGGCTGGCGATGGCCGGCGCGTCCACGAAGGCCATCCAGGAGCTCGCCGGGCACCAGCAGATCAGCACCACCCAGCAGTACATGCACCTCTCACCGGCCGCGAAGTCCGAGGCCATCGCGCTGCTCGACCGGGGAGAGGACCTGAAGGCGGAGGGCGCCGCCCCGGCCGATCTTGATGCTGGCCGTGGAGCAGGCGTGGAGCAGACGGGGTTGGAAGGAGGGGCCCAAAAGACAACGCCCCGTGATTCCTAG
- a CDS encoding DUF2383 domain-containing protein, whose protein sequence is MIGDKMTNEQMCKELKDLIQLDIDAIRAYQHAIDNIKDYSIKSRLTEFQQDHRRHVTDLSPIVTRYGDQPPRDRPDVKGFLIEGMTALRSNMGTEQALKAMQSNERLTNKNYGQAVSMPWPQDVETVIQRCAADERRHLEYIDQCLQTRPWESSGAHA, encoded by the coding sequence GTGATCGGTGACAAGATGACGAACGAGCAGATGTGCAAGGAGCTGAAGGACCTCATCCAGCTCGACATCGACGCGATCCGCGCGTACCAGCACGCGATCGACAACATCAAGGACTACAGCATCAAGTCGCGGTTGACCGAGTTCCAGCAGGACCACCGGCGGCACGTGACCGACCTGTCGCCCATCGTCACCCGGTACGGCGACCAGCCGCCGCGCGACCGGCCCGACGTGAAGGGGTTCCTCATCGAGGGGATGACCGCGCTGCGGTCGAACATGGGGACCGAGCAGGCGTTGAAGGCGATGCAGAGCAACGAGCGGCTCACCAACAAGAACTACGGCCAGGCCGTGTCGATGCCGTGGCCGCAGGACGTGGAGACCGTCATCCAGCGCTGCGCCGCCGACGAGCGGCGGCACCTCGAGTACATCGACCAGTGCCTGCAGACGCGGCCGTGGGAGAGCAGCGGGGCGCACGCGTAG